A DNA window from Alligator mississippiensis isolate rAllMis1 chromosome 11, rAllMis1, whole genome shotgun sequence contains the following coding sequences:
- the LOC132243779 gene encoding olfactory receptor 13C9-like: MGEENQTMVAEFIFTGFSNQLITRIILTGFFFLVYLVTLLGNGLIILLTICDPHLHTPMYFFLNNLSLLDICYSSSIIPQALVNFSVERPTISLARCFCQMLISLFLGSTECFLLAVMAYDRYVAISNPLRYTIIMSKTRCIHLALVSWIVTILLTVVPFFVMPSQFCGKNEIDHFTCEVLAVMKLVCSDTSKNQIFMFASASLTLFAPFFFILFSYMRIIMTVLRIHSLDGRSKAFSTCGSHLTVVTIFYGTAMFMYLKPQSKSSQEQDKIITVFYGIVTPMLNPLIYTLRNQEVKAALRRVTGRKRNS, encoded by the coding sequence ATGGGAGAGGAGAATCAAACCATGGTGGCTGAATTCATATTCACTGGATTTTCCAATCAGCTCATAACAAGGATAATTTTAACTGGATTCTTCTTTTTGGTCTACTTGGTAACCCTGCTGGGAAATGGCCTCATCATCCTTCTCACCATATGTGATCCTcaccttcacacccccatgtacttcttccttaACAATTTGTCCCTTCTGGACATCTGCTATTCATCAAGCATCATCCCACAAGCACTGGTAAATTTCTCAGTTGAGAGACCAACCATTTCCTTAGCCAGGTGTTTCTGTCAGATGCTAATCTCACTCTTTTTAGGATCCACAGAGTGCTTCCTGCTGgcagtcatggcttatgaccgctATGTTGCCATCTCCAACCCACTGCGCTATACAATTATAATGAGCAAGACACGTTGCATCCACCTGGCACTGGTGTCCTGGATAGTCACAATCCTGCTGACAGTTGTCCCTTTTTTTGTGATGCCATCGCAATTCTGTGGAAAGAATGAGATTGACCATTTCACATGTGAAGTCCTTGCTGTAATGAAGCTGGTTTGCTCAGACACCTCCAAGAACCAAATCTTTATGTTTGCCAGTGCATCACTTACCCTCTTTGCTCCTTTCTTCTTCATCCTGTTCTCTTACATGCGCATCATCATGACCGTCTTAAGGATTCACTCATTGGATGGCAGGTCCAAGGCTTTCTCCACCTGTGGCTCCCACCTGACTGTGGTGACCATATTCTATGGAACAGCCATGTTCATGTACCTCAAACCCCAGTCCAAGTCATCGCAAGAACAGGACAAGATAATAACTGTGTTTTATGGGATCGTGACACCCATGTTAAACCCTCTAATCTACACACTGAGAAACCAGGAAGTGAAAGCGGCCCTGCGGAGAGTCACTGGGAGGAAAAGAAATTCTTAG
- the LOC132243780 gene encoding olfactory receptor 13H1-like, translating to MEEEENQTMVAEFIFTGFSNHPATRMMLTGFFLVAYPVTLVGNGLIILLTVYDTHLHTPMYFFLSNLSFLDICYSTTTIPQALVNFSVDRPTTSYARCSCQLLTSLYLGCTECLLLAVMAYNCYVAIANPLHYTLIMSKTERTNLALGSWTVAFLLTIVLVILMPSSVCGKNEIDHFACELSALMKLVCSDTSKSKIVMFITGSLSLLTPFSFILFSYMHIILTILQIRSVAGRSKAFSTCGSHLTVVTVFYSTVIFKYLKPQGKSFHRQDKIISVFYLVVTPMSNPLIYTLRNQEVIGALRKMTGRKGDL from the coding sequence atggaagaggaggagaatcAAACTATGGTGGCTGAATTCATCTTCACTGGCTTCTCCAATCACCCAGCCACAAGGATGATGTTAACTGGGTTCTTCCTTGTGGCCTACCCGGTAACCCTAGTTGGAAATGGACTCATCATTCTCCTAACTGTGTATGATACAcaccttcacacccccatgtacttcttcctcagcaatTTGTCCTTCCTGGATATCTGCTATTCTACAACTACCATCCCGCAGGCATTAGTAAATTTTTCAGTTGACAGACCCACCACTTCCTATGCACGGTGTTCCTGCCAGTTATTGACTTCACTTTACTTAGGATGCACTGAGTGTCTCCTGCTAGCAGTCATGGCATACAACTGCTATGTTGCTATTGCCAACCCACTGCATTATACACTTATTATGAGCAAGACAGAGCGCACCAACTTGGCATTGGGTTCATGGACAGTTGCCTTCCTGCTGACCATAGTCCTTGTTATCCTCATGCCCTCTTCTGTCTGTGGGAAGAATGAGATTGACCATTTTGCATGTGAACTCTCAGCTCTAATGAAGCTGGTTTGCTCTGACACTTCCAAGAGTAAAATTGTCATGTTTATCACTGGATCACTCTCTCTCCTTACCCCTTTCTCCTTCATCCTTTTCTCTTACATGCACATCATCCTAACCATCTTGCAGATCCGCTCAGTGGCTGGCCGGTCCAAGGCCTTTTCCACCTGTGGCTCCCACCTGACTGTGGTAACTGTCTTCTATAGCACAGTAATATTCAAATACCTCAAACCCCAAGGTAAGTCATTCCACAGGCAGGataaaattatttctgttttctacTTAGTAGTGACACCAATGTCAAATCCTCTAATCTACACACTGAGAAATCAGGAAGTCATAGGGGCCCTGAGGAAAATGACTGGCAGGAAGGGAGATTTATAg